One Brassica napus cultivar Da-Ae chromosome C4, Da-Ae, whole genome shotgun sequence genomic region harbors:
- the LOC106396050 gene encoding extensin-2-like produces MATPAWSQARGQWVVAMLALLVGSAIATEPYYYSSPPPPYEYKSPPPPVKSPPPPYEYKSPPPPVKSPSPPYYYHSPPPPVKSPPPPYVYHSPPPPVKSPPPPYYYHSPPPPVKSPPPPYVYHSPPPPIKSPPPPYYYHSPPPPVKSPPPPYYYHSPPPPVKSPPPPYYYHSPPPPVKSPPPPYYYHSPPPPVKSPPPPYYYHSPPPPVKSPPPPYYYHSPPPPVKSPPPPYYYHSPPPPVKSPPPPYYYHSPPPPVKSPPPPYYYHSPPPPVKSPPPPYYYHSPPPPVKSPPPPYYYHSPPPPVKSPPPPYYYHSPPPPVKSPPPPYYYHSPPPPVKSPPPPYYYSSPPPPKSYPPPYHYSSPPPPPKSYSPPYYYSSPPPPVSYPHPHPHPHPHPHPHPLVFKVVGKVYCYRCYDWTYPKKSHDKKHLKGAVVEVTCKAGDKIVKAYGKTKINGKYAITVKGYNYRKYGGEVCTAKLHAPPKGSPCNIPTSYHMGNKGAKLHVKSKTKYEVVLYAKSFAYAPKKPYGECHKPAPYHPPYYYKSPPPPSPVYYYKSPPPPAPTYVYKSPPPPTPTYVYKSPPPPTPTYVYKSPPPPTPTYVYKSPPPPTPTYVYKSPPPPTPTYVYKSPPPPTPTYVYKSPPPPTPTYVYKSPPPPTPTYVYKSPPPPPQTHTPTPYYYHSPPPPVKSPPPPYYYHSPPPPVKSPPPPYYYHSPPPPVKSPPPPYYYHSPPPPVKSPPPPYYYHSPPPPVKSPPPPYYYHSPPPPVKSPPPPYYYHSPPPPVKSPPPPYYYHSPPPPVKSPPPPYYYHSPPPPVKSPPPPYYYHSPPPPVKSPPPPYYYHSPPPPVKSPPPPYYYHSPPPPVKSPPPPYYYHSPPPPVKSPPPPYYYHSPPPPVKSPPPPYYYHSPPPPVKSPPPPYYYHSPPPPVKSPPPPYYYHSPPPPVKSPPPPYYYHSPPPPVKSPPPPYYYHSPPPPVKSPPPPYYYHSPPPPVKSPPPPYYYHSPPPPVKSPPPPYYYHSPPPPVKSPPPPYYYHSPPPPVKSPPPPYYYNSPPPPVKSPPPPVYIYASPPPPTHY; encoded by the exons ATGGCGACTCCGGCATGGAGTCAGGCCAGAGGTCAATGGGTAGTTGCCATGTTGGCATTACTCGTTGGCTCGGCAATAGCTACCGAACCTTACTATTATAGTTCTCCTCCACCACCCTATGAATATAAATCTCCACCGCCTCCGGTTAAATCTCCTCCACCTCCTTATGAATACAAATCTCCTCCCCCTCCGGTTAAGTCTCCTTCACCACCGTATTACTATCATTCACCGCCGCCGCCGGTGAAATCCCCTCCCCCTCCTTATGTATAccactctcctcctcctccagtgaagtctcctccaccaccttaTTATTACCACTCTCCACCACCACCCGTGAAATCTCCTCCCCCTCCTTATGTATATCACTCTCCTCCACCTCCGATTaagtctccaccaccaccgTACTACTATcactcaccaccaccaccggtgAAATCGCCTCCTCCTCCTTACTATTAtcattctccaccaccaccggttaaatctccaccaccaccatattactaccattctccaccaccaccggtTAAATCTCCACCACCTCCATACTACTACCACTCTCCACCTCCTCCGGTGAAGTCTCCACCTCCACCATACTACTACCACTCTCCACCTCCTCCGGTCaagtctccaccaccaccgTACTACTATCACTCTCCACCTCCTCCGGTcaagtctcctccaccaccgtacTACTATCACTCTCCACCTCCTCCGGTcaagtctcctccaccaccatactACTACCACTCTCCCCCTCCTCCGGTgaaatctccaccaccaccgtaTTACTAccactctcctcctcctccggttaaatctccaccaccaccatactactatcactctccaccaccaccggtCAAAtccccaccaccaccatattattaccactctccaccaccaccggtAAAGTCACCACCTCCACCATATTATTAccattctcctcctcctccggtaAAATCACCACCTCCACCATATTATTAtcactctcctcctcctccagtgAAATCACCACCTCCACCTTACTATTACTCATCCCCACCACCACCAAAATCTTACCCTCCACCATACCACTACtcatctcctccaccaccaccaaagTCGTACTCGCCACCATACTACTACTCATCACCACCACCTCCTGTGTCGTACCCTCACCCTCACCCACACCCACACCCACACCCACACCCACATCCACTTGTCTTCAAAGTTGTAGGTAAAGTGTATTGTTACAGATGTTATGACTGGACTTACCCCAAAAAGTCCCACGATAAGAAGCATCTCAAAG GTGCTGTTGTAGAAGTGACTTGTAAGGCCGGTGACAAGATAGTCAAGGCATACGGAAAGACCAAAATCAACGGTAAATATGCAATCACCGTTAAGGGATACAACTACCGTAAATACGGTGGCGAAGTTTGCACGGCCAAGCTTCACGCGCCGCCTAAAGGCTCACCGTGTAACATTCCTACAAGCTACCATATGGGTAACAAAGGTGCAAAGCTTCATGTGAAATCAAAGACAAAGTACGAGGTTGTGCTCTATGCCAAGTCCTTTGCTTATGCACCTAAGAAACCTTACGGAGAATGCCACAAACCAGCTCCTTACCATCCTCCTTACTACTACAAATCGCCACCACCACCATCTCCGGTTTACTACTACaagtcaccaccaccaccggctCCAACCTATGTCTAcaaatctccaccaccaccaactCCGACTTACGTCTACAAGTCGCCGCCTCCTCCAACCCCAACATATGTCTACAAATCGCCTCCTCCTCCTACCCCAACATACGTAtacaagtctcctccaccaccaacTCCAACGTACGTATACAAATCACCACCGCCGCCAACTCCAACTTACGTCTACAAGTCGCCTCCTCCACCTACACCAACTTATGTCTACAAGTCTCCACCGCCCCCAACTCCGACTTATGTCTACAAGTCTCCACCACCACCCACTCCGACCTACGTCTACaagtcaccaccaccaccacctcaaACTCACACTCCGACACCATACTACTACcattctccaccaccaccagtaAAATCCCCTCCACCTCCTTATTACTACcactcaccaccaccaccggttaaatctccaccaccaccatactactaTCATTCACCACCTCCTCCGGTgaagtctcctccaccaccatattaTTACCATTCGCCACCTCCTCCAGTgaagtctcctccaccaccatattaCTATCACTCTCCACCTCCTCCGGTGAAGTCTCCCCCGCCACCTTATTACTATCACTCCCCACCCCCTCCGGTGAAATCACCTCCACCACCATACTATTACCACTCACCACCTCCTCCGGTAAAAtccccaccaccaccatactattaccactctccaccaccacctgtGAAGtccccaccaccaccatactattACCACTCACCACCTCCTCCAGTGAAAtccccaccaccaccatactattACCACTCACCACCTCCTCCAGTCAAATCTCCTCCTCCACCGTACTACTATCACTCACCACCTCCACCAGTgaaatctccaccaccaccatactattACCACTCCCCACCTCCTCCGGTgaaatctccaccaccaccgtaCTATTACCATTCACCACCTCCTCCGGTGAAATCTCCTCCTCCACCATACTACTATCACTCACCTCCTCCACCAGTAAAATCTCCTCCGCCACCGTACTATTACCACTCTCCACCTCCTCCAGTGAAGTCGCCTCCACCTCCTTATTACTACCACTCACCTCCTCCTCCGGTGAAAtccccaccaccaccatattATTACCACTCACCACCCCCACCCGTCAAATCTCCTCCACCTCCATATTATTACCACTCACCACCTCCTCCGGTgaaatctccaccaccaccatattaTTACCACTCACCTCCTCCTCCGGTgaaatctccaccaccaccatattaCTACCATTCACCTCCCCCTCCAGTCAAATCTCCTCCTCCACCATATTACTACCATTCACCTCCTCCACCGGTgaaatctccaccaccaccatattaCTACCATTCACCTCCCCCTCCAGTGAAATCTCCTCCTCCACCATATTACTACCATTCACCACCTCCTCCTGTgaaatctccaccaccaccatattactacaactctccaccaccaccagtaAAATCTCCCCCACCTCCCGTCTACATCTACGCTTCTCCCCCGCCTCCTACCCATTACTAG